A window of Vigna unguiculata cultivar IT97K-499-35 chromosome 4, ASM411807v1, whole genome shotgun sequence contains these coding sequences:
- the LOC114182272 gene encoding auxin-responsive protein IAA27, with amino-acid sequence MSVPLEQGYVGLSEVSAMEGSDKFSPRTSGGLNLKATELRLGLPGSESPERDGGGVEEKNGHPLGMVKNLVSGAKRGFSDTIDGGSGKWLLSGNGGSEVGLGKECGLFSPRGIGASAAKAESANQQISVVKDKVPLPPKPLNEKKPQISAPAAKEQVVGWPPIRSFRKNSMATQPQKNDDDAEAKSGCLYVKVSMDGAPYLRKVDLKNFGTYMELSTALEKMFSCFTISQCGSHGVSGRDKMSESRLMDLLHGSEYVLTYEDKDGDWMLVGDVPWEMFTDSCKRLRIMKSSEAIGLAPRAMEKCKSRN; translated from the exons ATGTCTGTGCCATTGGAACAAGGCTATGTAGGGTTATCAGAGGTTTCTGCAATGGAAGGTTCTGACAAGTTTTCTCCGAGAACTAGTGGTGGCTTGAACCTCAAGGCTACTGAGCTGAGACTCGGTTTACCAGGTTCTGAGTCACCGGAGAGAGATGGGGGTGGTGTGGAAGAAAAGAATGGACACCCTTTAGGCATGGTCAAGAATTTGGTGTCTGGGGCCAAAAGGGGTTTCTCAGACACCATTGATGGGGGTTCTGGGAAGTGGCTTCTCTCTGGGAATGGTGGATCTGAGGTGGGTTTGGGAAAAGAGTGTGGCTTGTTCTCACCAAGGGGTATTGGTGCTAGTGCTGCCAAGGCTGAGTCTGCCAACCAACAAATTTCTGTTGTAAAAGATAAAGTTCCTCTGCCTCCAAAACCATTGAATGAGAAGAAACCTCAGATATCTGCTCCTGCTGCAAA GGAACAGGTTGTGGGATGGCCACCAATCCGATCTTTCAGGAAGAACTCAATGGCAACTCAGCCTCAGAAGAATGATGATGATGCAGAAGCCAAGTCAGGGTGCCTTTATGTGAAAGTTAGCATGGATGGTGCTCCATACTTGAGGAAAGTGGATCTCAAAAACTTTGGCACTTACATGGAACTTTCTACAGCACTGGAAAAGATGTTTAGTTGTTTTACAATCA GTCAATGTGGTTCTCATGGAGTTTCTGGTCGAGATAAGATGAGTGAGAGTAGATTGATGGATCTGCTTCATGGTTCAGAATATGTTCTCACCTATGAAGACAAGGATGGTGATTGGATGCTAGTTGGTGATGTTCCATGGGA GATGTTCACTGACTCATGCAAGAGGTTGAGGATAATGAAAAGTTCTGAAGCAATTGGACTAG CACCAAGAGCCATGGAAAAATGCAAAAGTCGCAACTAG